A region from the Polaribacter sp. Hel1_33_78 genome encodes:
- the atpH gene encoding ATP synthase F1 subunit delta has product MKDARAAIRYAKAILNLAKDSKEEKAVNDDMSLISTTIADNDEFEVMLRSPIVKSSDKIKVLNALFDGKVNNITLGLFHLLQDNKRIAMLHSIAKQYVIIYSFDKHMQVAKVTTAVPLTKEIEVKILEKIVSLTGKKANLENVINESILGGFILRVGDVQYDASISNYLNELKKEFDNSHYIPKI; this is encoded by the coding sequence ATGAAAGACGCAAGAGCAGCAATACGTTATGCAAAAGCAATCTTAAATCTTGCTAAAGATTCTAAAGAAGAAAAGGCGGTAAATGACGATATGTCATTGATATCAACTACTATTGCTGACAATGATGAATTTGAAGTAATGTTAAGAAGTCCTATTGTTAAATCTTCTGATAAAATTAAAGTTTTAAATGCTTTGTTTGATGGTAAGGTAAACAATATCACGCTTGGCTTATTTCACTTATTACAAGATAACAAAAGAATTGCAATGTTGCATTCTATTGCAAAACAATATGTAATTATTTATTCTTTTGACAAGCATATGCAGGTTGCTAAAGTAACAACAGCAGTTCCTTTAACTAAAGAAATAGAAGTAAAAATTTTAGAAAAAATAGTTTCTTTAACAGGAAAGAAAGCAAATTTAGAAAACGTAATAAATGAATCAATCTTAGGAGGGTTTATTTTACGTGTTGGAGATGTGCAATATGACGCAAGTATCTCTAATTATTTAAACGAATTGAAAAAGGAATTTGACAACAGTCATTACATTCCAAAAATTTAA
- the atpB gene encoding F0F1 ATP synthase subunit A: MKIAEKTVRFLTIAMIALFTAAGFAAVTDKKQDIQNDGGRVNTKEEVEAYILHHIKDSHDFSLWSYTSDEGERKHVGFPLPVILWTSKGLVTFMSSEFHHNDDGHVIVEKDGLKFAKIHSKIFELDNNAVTISFDETHHATNAHKLLDFSITKSVVGILFIGFLLLFWFSRLAKQYKTKQIPTGFARVLEPLVLYVRDEIARPNIGDKHYRRFTGYLLTVFFFIWVLNLAGLTPLGFNVTGQLAVTGCLAIFTLVIYTVSGNKDYWMHMIWMPGVPVLIRPVLAIIELAGALIIKPFSLLVRLFANISAGHIVVMSLIAIMFTLKESLGVVGATGLSLVLSFFITLIEVLVAFLQAYIFTMLSALFIGMAVADHSEAH, from the coding sequence ATGAAGATTGCAGAAAAAACAGTCAGGTTTCTTACAATAGCAATGATAGCTCTTTTTACAGCTGCAGGATTTGCTGCTGTTACAGATAAAAAACAAGACATTCAAAATGATGGTGGGCGTGTAAATACGAAGGAAGAAGTAGAGGCTTATATTTTACATCACATCAAAGATTCTCATGATTTTTCTTTATGGTCTTATACTTCGGATGAAGGCGAAAGAAAGCACGTTGGTTTTCCTCTACCTGTAATTCTTTGGACAAGTAAAGGGCTAGTAACTTTTATGTCTTCAGAATTTCATCACAACGATGATGGACATGTAATCGTAGAAAAAGATGGATTAAAATTTGCGAAGATTCACTCTAAAATTTTTGAATTAGACAACAATGCTGTAACGATTTCTTTTGACGAAACGCACCATGCAACAAATGCACACAAGTTATTAGATTTTTCTATTACTAAAAGTGTTGTAGGAATTTTGTTCATAGGTTTCTTACTGTTGTTTTGGTTTTCTAGATTGGCAAAACAATACAAGACGAAACAAATACCAACAGGTTTTGCAAGAGTTTTAGAGCCTTTAGTATTATATGTGCGTGACGAAATAGCAAGACCAAATATTGGTGATAAACATTATAGAAGATTTACTGGGTATTTATTAACGGTATTTTTCTTCATATGGGTTTTAAATTTAGCAGGTTTAACCCCTTTAGGTTTTAATGTAACAGGACAATTAGCAGTAACAGGATGTTTAGCAATTTTTACATTAGTAATTTATACAGTTAGTGGAAACAAAGATTACTGGATGCACATGATTTGGATGCCAGGAGTTCCTGTTTTAATTCGTCCAGTTTTAGCAATTATAGAATTAGCTGGAGCATTAATCATTAAACCGTTTTCATTATTAGTACGTTTGTTCGCAAACATTTCAGCAGGTCATATTGTGGTAATGAGCTTAATTGCAATTATGTTCACTTTAAAAGAATCTTTAGGGGTTGTAGGTGCAACAGGATTGTCTTTAGTATTATCATTTTTTATAACATTAATTGAGGTTTTAGTGGCTTTTTTACAAGCATATATCTTTACAATGCTTTCTGCATTGTTTATCGGTATGGCTGTAGCAGATCACTCGGAAGCTCATTAA
- a CDS encoding F0F1 ATP synthase subunit B: METLLNDFSPGLFAVSTILLLALIALMVKFAWKPILNSLEERESGIENALAAAENARKEMQNLQSDNERLVKEARAEREAMMKDARDIRNNIIAEAKEDAKEVTTKLIENAQAAIIQEKQAAIAELKKNVAELSISIAESVIKRELSSKKDQLELVEGILKDVTLN; this comes from the coding sequence ATGGAAACTTTATTAAACGATTTTTCACCAGGATTATTTGCAGTGTCAACAATCTTATTGCTCGCATTAATCGCATTAATGGTAAAATTTGCTTGGAAACCAATTTTAAATTCTTTGGAAGAAAGAGAGTCTGGAATCGAAAATGCTTTAGCAGCAGCAGAAAATGCGCGTAAAGAAATGCAAAACTTACAATCTGATAATGAAAGATTAGTAAAAGAAGCAAGAGCAGAGAGAGAGGCAATGATGAAAGATGCAAGAGATATTAGAAATAATATAATTGCCGAAGCAAAAGAAGATGCCAAAGAAGTTACTACAAAATTAATAGAAAATGCGCAGGCAGCGATTATTCAAGAAAAGCAAGCAGCCATTGCAGAATTGAAAAAGAATGTTGCAGAGCTATCTATTTCAATTGCAGAATCAGTAATTAAAAGAGAATTATCTTCTAAGAAAGATCAGCTAGAGTTAGTTGAAGGAATCTTAAAAGATGTTACTTTAAACTAA
- the atpA gene encoding F0F1 ATP synthase subunit alpha: MASIKPAEVSAILKQQLTNFEAKTTLNEVGTVLQVGDGIARVYGLSNVQYGELVEFDNGLEGIVLNLEEDNAGVVLLGASTSIREGSTVKRTERIASLRAGEGIVGRVVDTLGSPIDGKGPIAGKTYEMPLERRAPGVIYREPVTEPLQTGIKSIDAMIPVGRGQRELIIGDRQTGKSTVALDTILNQKEFYDAGEPVFCIYVAIGQKASTVAAIANMLEEKGAMAYTTIVAANASDPAAMQVYAPFAGAAIGEYFRDSGRPALIIYDDLSKQAVAYREISLLLRRPPGREAYPGDVFYLHSRLLERSAKVINDDKIASEMNDLPDSLKGIVKGGGSLTALPIIETQAGDVSAYIPTNVISITDGQIFLDGDLFNSGVRPAINVGISVSRVGGNAQIKAMKKVSGTLKLDQAQYRELEAFAKFGSDLDAATMSVISKGQRNVEILKQAQNDPFSVEDQIAIIYAGSKNLLKDVPVNEVKKFEKDYIDYLNAKHRDTLDVLKSGKLTPEAIAVLEAAAKEISTHFA, translated from the coding sequence ATGGCAAGTATCAAACCAGCTGAAGTATCAGCAATTTTAAAGCAACAGTTAACAAATTTTGAAGCAAAAACTACTTTAAACGAAGTAGGAACTGTTCTACAAGTAGGAGATGGAATTGCTCGTGTTTACGGTCTTTCAAATGTTCAATATGGTGAATTAGTAGAATTCGATAATGGATTAGAAGGTATTGTATTAAACCTAGAAGAGGATAATGCAGGTGTTGTATTATTAGGAGCTTCCACTTCAATTAGAGAAGGTTCTACGGTAAAGCGTACTGAAAGAATTGCATCTTTAAGAGCAGGAGAAGGAATTGTAGGAAGAGTAGTAGATACTTTAGGTAGTCCGATAGATGGTAAAGGACCTATCGCTGGAAAAACGTATGAAATGCCTTTAGAGCGAAGAGCTCCTGGAGTTATTTATAGAGAACCAGTAACTGAACCATTACAAACGGGTATTAAATCTATTGATGCAATGATTCCTGTTGGTAGAGGTCAACGTGAATTAATTATTGGAGACCGTCAAACTGGTAAGTCTACAGTTGCGCTTGATACCATCTTAAATCAGAAAGAATTTTACGATGCTGGTGAGCCAGTATTTTGTATATACGTCGCTATTGGTCAAAAGGCTTCTACTGTGGCTGCAATTGCAAACATGTTAGAAGAAAAAGGCGCAATGGCATATACTACTATTGTTGCAGCAAATGCATCGGATCCTGCAGCAATGCAGGTTTATGCACCATTTGCTGGAGCTGCTATTGGAGAATATTTTAGAGATTCTGGAAGACCAGCTTTAATTATTTATGATGATTTATCGAAACAAGCTGTTGCTTACCGTGAAATTTCTTTATTATTAAGAAGACCTCCAGGGCGTGAGGCATATCCTGGTGATGTATTTTATTTACACTCAAGATTATTAGAACGTTCTGCAAAAGTTATTAATGATGACAAAATTGCTAGTGAAATGAACGATTTACCAGATTCTTTAAAAGGAATTGTAAAGGGTGGAGGTTCTTTAACTGCATTACCTATTATTGAAACACAAGCAGGAGATGTATCAGCATACATTCCAACAAATGTAATTTCGATTACAGATGGACAAATTTTCTTAGATGGAGATTTATTTAACTCTGGTGTTCGTCCAGCAATTAACGTGGGTATTTCGGTTTCTCGTGTTGGTGGTAACGCTCAGATTAAAGCGATGAAAAAAGTATCGGGTACATTAAAATTAGATCAAGCTCAATACCGTGAATTAGAAGCGTTTGCAAAGTTTGGCTCTGATTTAGATGCAGCTACAATGAGCGTAATTTCGAAAGGACAACGTAATGTTGAAATTTTAAAGCAAGCACAAAACGATCCTTTTTCAGTAGAAGATCAAATTGCAATCATTTACGCAGGTTCTAAGAACTTGTTAAAGGATGTTCCTGTAAATGAAGTAAAGAAATTCGAGAAAGATTATATCGATTACTTAAACGCAAAGCATAGAGATACTTTAGATGTATTGAAGTCTGGAAAATTAACACCAGAAGCAATTGCTGTATTAGAAGCAGCAGCTAAAGAAATTTCTACTCATTTTGCATAA
- a CDS encoding polymer-forming cytoskeletal protein, whose product MERNVIGKNTIIVGEIKSDGDFRIDGTLEGNLTIKGKVIIGAAGIVKGNISASTADIEGETSGQLKVIKTLTVKAMAKISGDVVVGKLSIEPGATFNASCVMKGFAKEENKPDEKQSQSKKQPQKTFK is encoded by the coding sequence ATGGAAAGAAATGTTATTGGTAAAAACACCATTATTGTTGGAGAAATAAAATCTGACGGAGATTTTAGAATCGACGGAACTTTAGAGGGAAATTTAACAATTAAAGGAAAGGTTATTATTGGTGCAGCAGGCATAGTGAAAGGAAATATATCGGCTTCAACTGCAGATATAGAAGGTGAAACTTCCGGCCAATTAAAAGTAATAAAAACCCTTACCGTTAAAGCAATGGCTAAAATTTCTGGCGATGTAGTAGTTGGTAAACTTTCTATTGAACCTGGCGCTACTTTTAATGCCAGTTGTGTTATGAAAGGTTTCGCGAAAGAAGAAAATAAACCTGATGAAAAACAATCACAATCAAAAAAACAACCCCAAAAAACCTTTAAATAA
- the atpG gene encoding ATP synthase F1 subunit gamma encodes MANLKEIRNRITSIKSTMQITSAMKMVSAAKLKKAQDAITAMRPYSSKLTELLQNLSATLDSDAGGVYSTQREVSKVLLVVITSNRGLCGGFNSSITKEVIKTVKDKYNNVEVDLFAIGKKGGDVLSKQFNIVATRNDIFDDLTFDNVAAIAENLMSMYAEGTYDKIEVLYNQFKNAATQIPQVEQFLPIKPVEGSDSTEVNSDYIFEPSKEEIVLALIPKSLKTQLYKSIRDSFASEHGARMTAMHKATDNATDLRDDLLLTYNKARQAAITNEILEIVGGAEALKN; translated from the coding sequence ATGGCAAACTTAAAAGAAATACGGAATAGAATTACTTCTATTAAATCAACAATGCAGATTACATCTGCCATGAAAATGGTTTCTGCTGCAAAGTTGAAAAAAGCCCAAGATGCAATAACGGCAATGCGCCCTTATTCATCCAAACTAACTGAATTGTTGCAGAATTTAAGTGCAACTTTAGATAGTGATGCTGGTGGAGTATATTCAACTCAAAGAGAAGTTTCTAAAGTTTTATTAGTAGTAATAACTTCCAATAGAGGTTTGTGTGGTGGTTTTAATTCATCAATTACTAAAGAAGTTATTAAAACAGTTAAAGATAAATACAATAATGTTGAAGTAGATTTATTTGCTATCGGTAAAAAAGGTGGTGATGTTTTATCGAAACAGTTCAATATTGTAGCAACAAGAAACGATATTTTTGATGATTTAACTTTTGATAATGTTGCTGCAATAGCAGAAAATTTAATGAGTATGTATGCCGAAGGAACCTATGATAAAATAGAAGTTCTTTATAATCAGTTTAAAAATGCAGCAACTCAAATACCACAAGTAGAACAGTTTTTACCAATCAAACCTGTTGAAGGGTCAGATTCAACAGAAGTAAATTCTGATTATATTTTTGAACCATCTAAAGAAGAGATTGTTTTAGCATTAATACCAAAATCTTTAAAGACACAACTATACAAGTCTATTAGAGACAGTTTTGCTTCGGAACATGGTGCGCGTATGACTGCAATGCATAAAGCAACAGATAATGCAACGGACTTAAGAGACGACTTATTATTAACTTACAATAAAGCACGTCAAGCAGCAATTACGAATGAAATTCTTGAAATTGTTGGTGGTGCAGAAGCATTGAAAAATTAA
- a CDS encoding AtpZ/AtpI family protein — protein sequence MKNNHNQKNNPKKPLNKALQLSGAGLQMGLTIYLGFLLGKWLDRSLETNFLKETVTLIAIFLAMYSLIKQANKIND from the coding sequence ATGAAAAACAATCACAATCAAAAAAACAACCCCAAAAAACCTTTAAATAAAGCACTTCAACTTTCTGGGGCAGGTTTACAAATGGGACTTACTATTTATCTAGGTTTTCTTCTAGGTAAATGGTTAGACAGAAGTTTAGAAACTAACTTTTTAAAAGAAACAGTAACCTTGATTGCTATTTTTTTAGCAATGTATTCATTGATAAAACAAGCCAATAAAATTAATGATTAA
- the trxA gene encoding thioredoxin, producing MTENLTKETFLKKVFNFEENKEWKFEGNKPVLIDFYADWCGPCKTLAPILEQLSEEFEGKVDIYKIDTEAEQELAAAFGIRSIPSMLFCPMEGQPEMANGALPKAELERIMADVLKVTK from the coding sequence ATGACAGAAAACTTAACGAAAGAAACCTTTTTAAAAAAGGTCTTTAATTTTGAAGAAAACAAAGAGTGGAAATTTGAAGGAAACAAACCTGTTTTAATCGATTTTTACGCAGATTGGTGTGGCCCTTGTAAAACGTTAGCGCCAATTTTAGAGCAACTTTCAGAGGAGTTTGAAGGTAAAGTTGATATTTATAAAATAGATACTGAAGCAGAGCAAGAGTTAGCGGCGGCTTTCGGCATTAGAAGTATTCCTTCGATGTTATTTTGTCCGATGGAAGGGCAACCAGAAATGGCAAATGGAGCGTTACCAAAAGCAGAGTTAGAACGCATTATGGCGGATGTTTTAAAAGTAACAAAATAA
- the atpE gene encoding ATP synthase F0 subunit C, with amino-acid sequence MYNLIGAGLIVIGAGIGLGQIGGKAMEGIARQPEATGKIQTAMIIIAALLEGLAFGALFLGK; translated from the coding sequence ATGTACAATTTAATTGGAGCAGGATTAATCGTAATTGGAGCAGGAATTGGTCTAGGTCAAATTGGTGGTAAAGCAATGGAAGGAATTGCTCGTCAACCAGAAGCAACTGGAAAAATTCAAACAGCAATGATTATTATCGCTGCATTATTAGAAGGTTTAGCATTTGGAGCATTATTCTTAGGGAAATAA
- a CDS encoding ABC transporter ATP-binding protein, with amino-acid sequence MITIDTISKKYGKAEVLNVPSIEIPTGQSFGLVGNNGAGKTTLFNILLDLIRPTTGAITNNNIVVNQSEDWKTFTGSFIDESFLIGYLTPEEYFDFIGDLRGMNKADVTKFLNQFDEFFNGEIVGKKKYLRDLSKGNQKKAGIVAAMMGNPKVVILDEPFANLDPTTQIRLKILIKELIKNKEVTVLISSHDLTHVTEVCERIVVLDKGNVVKDIQTSTETLKELESYFSV; translated from the coding sequence ATGATTACAATAGATACAATTTCAAAAAAATACGGCAAAGCAGAAGTGTTAAATGTACCTTCAATAGAAATTCCTACAGGACAAAGTTTTGGTTTAGTGGGTAATAACGGAGCAGGAAAAACCACCTTATTTAATATTTTATTAGATTTAATTAGACCTACAACGGGTGCAATTACAAATAATAATATTGTAGTAAATCAAAGTGAAGATTGGAAAACATTTACAGGTTCTTTTATTGATGAATCCTTTTTAATTGGTTATTTAACACCAGAAGAATATTTCGACTTTATTGGTGATTTAAGGGGAATGAACAAAGCGGATGTTACTAAGTTTTTAAATCAATTTGATGAGTTCTTTAATGGAGAGATTGTTGGGAAGAAAAAATATTTAAGAGATTTAAGCAAAGGAAATCAGAAAAAAGCAGGAATTGTAGCTGCAATGATGGGGAATCCAAAAGTGGTTATTTTAGATGAGCCTTTTGCTAATTTAGACCCAACAACACAAATTAGATTAAAAATATTGATTAAAGAATTGATTAAAAATAAAGAAGTTACCGTTTTAATTTCTAGTCACGATTTAACACATGTAACAGAGGTTTGTGAGCGGATTGTAGTTCTAGATAAAGGAAATGTGGTAAAAGATATTCAAACATCGACGGAAACTTTAAAAGAATTAGAAAGCTATTTTTCAGTTTAA
- a CDS encoding PadR family transcriptional regulator — protein sequence MGNQKLYKGSLQTIILKLLESNDKMYGYEITQKVKELTKGELQITEGALYPALHKLEADGLLDVEVAKVGNRLRKYYKLTEIGTKETANKLEEMQEFLRTMQHLVNPKFSLE from the coding sequence ATGGGAAATCAGAAACTATATAAAGGTTCTTTGCAAACCATTATTTTAAAGTTATTAGAAAGTAATGATAAAATGTATGGATATGAAATTACTCAAAAAGTAAAAGAACTCACCAAAGGCGAATTACAGATTACTGAAGGAGCTCTATATCCTGCGTTGCACAAATTAGAGGCAGATGGTTTGTTAGATGTTGAGGTTGCAAAAGTTGGAAATCGATTACGAAAGTATTATAAATTAACCGAAATCGGAACCAAAGAAACGGCCAACAAGTTGGAAGAAATGCAAGAGTTTTTAAGAACAATGCAACATTTGGTGAACCCTAAATTTAGTTTGGAGTAA
- a CDS encoding DUF5687 family protein: MTLRFLKLEWKQFVRSASFGKSIALKIIMAFFALYFLVSFLAIGIGGYFILKKEFPASDPLQLLNSYLLFAILGDLILRYLMQTLPIMNIKPMLTLPIKKSKLVHFVLGKSSFSFFNILGLFFYIPFAIVLIKEGYHTAGVLGWLLTMILIIQSANFLNFLINKNNVALIFIGGLFVIFIGLQKFEIVDILGFGGQIFDAIYANPIFSLISLVLLVVLYRLNYKQLRNQVYLDEAVAAKVEEANTSDLSWANKLGDVAPFIKNDIRLIWRNKRTKTVFLMSFLFLFYGLIFYTMDAYKDSLPMLMFASLFVTGGFTLNYGQFIPAWDSAHYKMLMSQSFRYRKFLESKWVLMVSMTTILYFLSFPYLYFGIDIFLMITAGAIFNIGFNSLFLLYAGSFNRKRIDLTKGGFGNTQGTSATQFLVVIPLMLFPMLLFWVFNTYVGYNSGFIIVASIGLISLLLKNYAMNFTEKKYIKDKYAMINAFGKEA; the protein is encoded by the coding sequence ATGACTTTACGCTTTTTAAAATTAGAATGGAAACAATTTGTTCGTTCTGCTTCCTTTGGGAAAAGTATTGCCTTAAAAATAATTATGGCCTTTTTTGCATTATATTTTTTGGTTTCTTTTTTGGCAATCGGCATTGGAGGTTACTTTATCTTAAAGAAAGAATTTCCAGCGTCTGACCCATTGCAATTATTAAATTCTTATTTACTTTTTGCCATTCTTGGAGATTTAATTTTGAGGTATTTAATGCAAACATTGCCAATTATGAATATAAAGCCAATGCTTACTTTACCTATCAAGAAAAGTAAGTTAGTGCACTTTGTTTTAGGAAAATCATCTTTTTCATTTTTTAATATTTTAGGATTGTTTTTTTACATTCCTTTTGCAATCGTTTTAATAAAAGAAGGATATCATACGGCAGGTGTTTTAGGATGGTTATTAACCATGATTTTAATTATTCAATCTGCAAATTTTTTAAATTTCTTAATCAATAAAAATAATGTTGCTTTGATTTTTATTGGTGGATTATTTGTGATTTTTATTGGTTTACAAAAGTTTGAAATTGTTGATATTCTTGGTTTTGGAGGGCAAATATTTGACGCTATTTATGCAAACCCAATTTTTTCTTTGATTAGTCTTGTTTTGCTAGTGGTGTTATATCGGTTAAATTATAAACAATTACGAAACCAAGTGTACTTAGACGAAGCGGTTGCGGCTAAAGTAGAAGAAGCAAACACCTCTGATTTGTCTTGGGCAAACAAATTGGGTGATGTAGCCCCATTTATAAAAAATGATATTCGTTTAATCTGGAGAAATAAAAGAACGAAGACGGTGTTTTTAATGTCCTTTTTATTCCTTTTTTATGGTTTAATTTTTTATACTATGGACGCTTATAAAGACTCGCTACCAATGTTGATGTTTGCGTCCTTATTTGTGACGGGAGGTTTTACGTTAAATTACGGACAATTTATACCTGCTTGGGATAGCGCACATTACAAAATGCTAATGAGCCAAAGTTTTAGGTACAGAAAATTTTTAGAGTCGAAATGGGTTTTAATGGTCTCAATGACTACTATTCTGTATTTTTTAAGTTTCCCTTATTTGTATTTTGGGATAGATATCTTTTTAATGATCACTGCAGGTGCAATTTTTAATATTGGCTTTAATTCACTCTTTTTATTATATGCAGGTTCGTTTAATAGAAAAAGAATAGATTTAACCAAAGGTGGTTTTGGAAACACACAGGGAACAAGTGCAACACAGTTTCTCGTTGTAATTCCACTAATGTTATTTCCAATGTTATTATTTTGGGTTTTCAATACGTATGTAGGATATAATTCAGGTTTTATAATCGTGGCAAGCATTGGGTTAATTAGTTTATTATTGAAAAATTACGCGATGAATTTCACTGAAAAGAAATACATTAAAGACAAATATGCTATGATTAACGCTTTTGGAAAAGAAGCATAA
- a CDS encoding DUF6168 family protein gives MIKAIFGYSLVFFSLFFIGLFFHENVIEKQGVILPFSLKKVYLFHLGFSLLICVNFKLFSTVDKIFEQLGFIYLGTLLLKIVLFCAIFYKSIFTEENLTQISRLSFFIPAIIFLLTETILVAKVLNKKNI, from the coding sequence ATGATTAAAGCAATTTTCGGTTACTCTTTAGTATTTTTTTCTTTATTTTTTATAGGGCTTTTTTTTCACGAAAATGTGATAGAAAAACAAGGGGTTATTTTACCTTTTTCATTAAAAAAAGTATACCTTTTTCACTTGGGGTTTTCATTGTTAATTTGTGTCAATTTTAAATTGTTTTCGACTGTTGATAAAATTTTTGAACAACTAGGTTTTATCTATTTAGGAACACTTCTTTTAAAAATTGTGCTTTTCTGTGCAATCTTTTACAAGTCTATCTTCACAGAAGAAAACTTAACTCAAATTTCAAGATTATCATTCTTTATTCCAGCAATTATTTTTTTATTAACAGAGACCATTTTGGTAGCAAAAGTTTTGAATAAAAAAAATATTTAA